The following coding sequences lie in one Panicum virgatum strain AP13 chromosome 6N, P.virgatum_v5, whole genome shotgun sequence genomic window:
- the LOC120677829 gene encoding tryptophan decarboxylase 1-like, translated as MTQLVKSEVAGITRLTVYAADQTHPTFFKACRLAGFDPANIRSIPTGAETDYALDPAKLLEIMQADVDAGLVPTYICATVGTTSSNAVDPVGAIADVAARFSAWVHIDAAHAGSACICPEFRHHLAGVERVDSISMSPHKWLMTCLDCTCLWVRDTHRLTGSLETNPEYLKNDASESGTVTDLKDMQVGVGRRFRGLKLWMVMRTYGAAKLQEHIRSVVAMAKMFEDTVRADDRFEVVVPRNFALVCFRIKPRHGMTEEDADAANRELMERLNRTGKAYLAHTAIGGKFVLRFAVGSSLQEERHVRSAWELIKKTTTEIMEEIVVVE; from the coding sequence ATGACGCAGCTTGTAAAAAGTGAAGTCGCCGGGATCACCAGGCTCACCGTGTACGCCGCCGACCAGACCCACCCCACGTTCTTCAAGGCATGCCGCCTCGCCGGCTTCGATCCGGCCAACATCCGGTCCATCCCCACCGGCGCGGAGACCGACTACGCTCTCGACCCGGCGAAGCTGCTCGAGATCATGCaggccgacgtcgacgccggCCTCGTGCCGACCTACATCTGCGCCACGGtcggcaccacctcctccaacgCCGTCGACCCAGTGGGCGCCATCGCCGACGTCGCCGCCCGGTTCAGTGCGTGGGTGCACATCGACGCCGCCCACGCCGGCAGCGCGTGCATCTGCCCGGAGTTCCGGCaccacctcgccggcgtcgagcgCGTCGACTCCATCAGCATGAGCCCTCACAAGTGGCTCATGACGTGCCTCGACTGCACCTGCCTCTGGGTGCGCGACACGCACCGGCTCACCGGCTCGCTGGAGACGAACCCGGAGTACCTCAAGAACGACGCCAGCGAGTCCGGCACCGTCACCGACCTCAAGGACATGCAGGTCGGCGTCGGCCGCCGCTTCCGGGGCCTCAAGCTCTGGATGGTCATGCGCACCTACGGCGCCGCCAAGCTCCAGGAGCACATCCGGAGCGTCGTCGCCATGGCCAAGATGTTCGAGGACACCGTGCGCGCCGACGACCGGTTCGAGGTCGTGGTGCCGAGGAACTTCGCGCTTGTCTGCTTCAGGATCAAGCCCCGTCACGGCATGACGGAGGAGGACGCCGACGCGGCCAACCGCGAGCTCATGGAGCGCCTGAACAGGACCGGCAAGGCGTACCTGGCGCACACGGCGATCGGCGGCAAGTTCGTGCTGCGGTTCGCGGTGGGGTCGTCGCTGCAGGAGGAGAGGCACGTCCGGAGTGCGTGGGAGCTCATCAAGAAGACGACCACTGAGATCATGGAGGAGATCGTCGTTGTGGAGTAG